A region from the Spirochaetia bacterium 38H-sp genome encodes:
- the guaB gene encoding IMP dehydrogenase, producing MTIKEALSYDDVLLIPAYADFLPSQADVKTRLTEGLVLNVPIISAAMDTVTEKELAIALALQGGIGIIHRNLSPQEQAEQVSSVKRFLNWIIDKPVTVKHDDKLSVARSLMSRYGISGLPVIDDSGILCGIITGRDLRFSKDDSMEVSSIMTRDVVYEEGRPSIDQAQELFDKHKVEKLPLVDSNKKLIGLVTVKDIEKHQKYPNAATDKKGRLIVGAAVSPIDIDKRMPLLVEAGVDVVVIDTAHGDSLNVINAVKKLKTSYPVPVIGGNVATAEGVRHLIDAGADIIKVGVGPGSICTTRIVAGIGMPQFSAVLECAEEASKHNIPVIADGGIKFSGDIVKAIGAGAHAVMIGNLFAGLKEAPGREIIYEGRIFKSYRGMGSIGAIKEGSGDRYQMAQGEEPVPEGVEGRVPYKGELSAYLHQLVSGLKKGMGYCGCKTLEELRNYKRFIKITNAGLRESHAHDVTITQEPPNYSR from the coding sequence ATGACAATAAAAGAAGCATTGAGTTATGACGACGTTCTTCTTATACCCGCTTATGCTGATTTTTTGCCTTCTCAGGCAGATGTAAAAACCAGATTGACAGAAGGACTTGTGCTAAATGTTCCTATAATTTCTGCTGCCATGGATACGGTTACGGAAAAAGAGCTGGCTATAGCCCTTGCTCTGCAGGGAGGAATAGGAATAATACACAGAAATCTCTCTCCTCAGGAGCAGGCAGAACAAGTTAGTTCTGTAAAAAGATTCTTAAATTGGATTATTGATAAGCCAGTAACTGTAAAACATGACGATAAACTCTCTGTAGCACGTTCTCTAATGTCAAGATATGGAATATCCGGTCTTCCTGTTATAGATGATTCTGGCATACTGTGCGGAATAATAACAGGACGAGACTTGCGTTTTTCAAAAGATGACAGTATGGAAGTCTCTTCTATTATGACACGTGACGTTGTGTACGAAGAAGGACGTCCATCCATAGATCAGGCGCAGGAACTATTTGATAAACACAAGGTAGAAAAACTGCCCCTTGTGGATAGCAATAAAAAACTTATAGGTCTTGTTACTGTAAAGGATATAGAAAAACATCAGAAGTATCCCAACGCCGCTACGGATAAAAAAGGCAGACTTATAGTAGGTGCGGCAGTGTCACCAATAGATATAGATAAGAGAATGCCTCTTCTTGTTGAAGCTGGTGTGGATGTTGTAGTAATAGATACTGCACATGGGGATAGCCTCAATGTTATCAATGCTGTAAAAAAACTTAAGACAAGCTATCCTGTTCCAGTGATAGGAGGTAATGTCGCTACTGCAGAGGGTGTCAGACATCTCATTGATGCCGGAGCTGATATTATCAAGGTTGGAGTAGGTCCAGGTTCTATATGTACAACCAGAATAGTAGCGGGTATAGGTATGCCACAGTTTTCAGCTGTATTGGAATGTGCGGAAGAAGCCTCAAAACATAATATACCGGTAATTGCAGACGGTGGCATCAAGTTTTCTGGTGATATTGTCAAGGCAATAGGAGCCGGTGCCCATGCCGTAATGATTGGTAATCTATTTGCAGGTCTTAAAGAAGCTCCAGGTAGAGAGATCATATATGAGGGAAGGATATTTAAATCCTACAGAGGCATGGGGTCCATAGGAGCAATAAAAGAAGGCTCAGGAGACAGATATCAGATGGCACAGGGAGAGGAGCCTGTACCTGAGGGGGTAGAGGGACGAGTACCTTATAAGGGAGAGCTCTCTGCTTATCTACATCAGTTGGTATCAGGTCTTAAGAAAGGTATGGGATATTGCGGATGCAAGACACTGGAAGAGCTTAGAAACTATAAGAGATTTATAAAAATAACCAATGCGGGACTGAGGGAAAGTCATGCCCACGATGTGACAATAACTCAGGAGCCACCCAATTATTCCAGATAG
- a CDS encoding lyase family protein: MENKDLRSLYKNISPLDHRYYLANRELFEKLSLYLSEEATVKYLLQVEEALVLTHLSIKGLLTPELEKTVKEATKKVDPSDVYLEEEKTQHNIRALVNVYMRYLPEDIRPYVHLGATSVDIMDTAAALRYRDVTREVLLPLLIEVEERLIEIAEKEAETAQVGRTHGQHAVPITFGFAIAEYVSRLGKSIKKISELVSDLRGKFAGAVGAYNATSVLVKDPIELEKKIMDRLALLPSDHSTQLVEPEHLLRLLLEYNIAFGIIANLADDLRHLQRTEIGEVREYFSSTQVGSSTMPHKRNPWNSEHVKSLWKAFAPRVMTFFTDQISEHQRDLSNSASGRFITDYLAGFAAACARMNKILKGLSVERDRMQANLTMGGDFVLAEAAYILLARSGIWEGHEIIRKLTLESEKTGKRLVELLKEDKELWSKLARALAETTGDNPELFFSEPWRYRGKATDKAISLANLYKKEMQNIKESL, encoded by the coding sequence ATGGAAAATAAAGACTTACGATCTCTTTACAAGAACATCTCTCCGTTGGATCACAGATATTATCTTGCCAACAGAGAATTATTTGAAAAACTCTCGTTGTATCTAAGCGAAGAAGCAACAGTAAAATATCTTCTCCAAGTAGAAGAAGCCCTTGTTCTTACACATCTGTCCATAAAAGGACTTCTTACTCCAGAATTGGAAAAAACAGTAAAAGAAGCGACAAAAAAAGTAGACCCCTCAGATGTATACCTGGAAGAAGAAAAAACTCAACACAATATAAGAGCACTAGTCAATGTCTATATGAGGTATCTTCCTGAGGACATAAGACCATATGTACACCTCGGTGCCACATCGGTAGACATAATGGATACGGCAGCTGCATTGCGATACCGTGATGTGACAAGAGAGGTTCTTCTGCCCCTCCTTATAGAAGTAGAAGAAAGACTTATAGAAATAGCAGAAAAAGAAGCTGAGACAGCTCAGGTGGGAAGAACACACGGACAGCACGCAGTTCCTATAACATTTGGATTTGCTATTGCAGAATACGTTTCCAGACTAGGAAAATCCATAAAAAAGATATCAGAGTTGGTAAGCGATCTTAGAGGCAAGTTTGCCGGTGCTGTTGGAGCCTACAATGCAACAAGCGTACTTGTAAAAGATCCGATAGAATTAGAAAAAAAGATAATGGACAGACTGGCTCTGTTGCCGTCAGACCATTCTACCCAGTTGGTAGAGCCTGAGCATCTTTTAAGACTGTTATTGGAATATAACATAGCTTTTGGAATAATTGCCAATCTGGCAGATGATTTAAGACATCTGCAAAGAACGGAGATAGGAGAAGTAAGGGAATACTTTAGTAGCACACAGGTTGGTTCTTCTACTATGCCCCACAAAAGGAATCCGTGGAACTCGGAACATGTAAAAAGCCTCTGGAAAGCATTTGCTCCACGCGTTATGACATTTTTTACAGATCAAATATCAGAACACCAGAGAGATCTTTCTAACTCCGCCTCCGGAAGGTTTATAACAGATTACCTTGCAGGATTTGCAGCAGCCTGTGCAAGAATGAACAAAATTCTAAAGGGATTGAGTGTAGAAAGAGACAGAATGCAGGCAAACCTCACTATGGGGGGAGACTTTGTGCTTGCAGAAGCCGCATACATACTCCTGGCACGCTCAGGAATATGGGAAGGACATGAGATAATCAGAAAACTCACTTTGGAGTCAGAAAAGACTGGCAAAAGACTTGTAGAGCTATTAAAAGAGGACAAGGAACTATGGTCTAAGCTTGCCAGAGCCCTGGCTGAAACTACAGGCGATAATCCTGAGCTTTTCTTCTCTGAGCCATGGCGTTATAGGGGTAAAGCAACTGATAAGGCTATTTCCCTTGCAAATCTCTATAAAAAAGAAATGCAAAATATCAAGGAGTCATTATAA
- a CDS encoding pallilysin-related adhesin — protein MRRFVFLLVFLYLLSSCSGKSSYYGFPAKGPIIEYSTGIEASSEQNTGRLDNIESNLSPYISIPDDYVIVDIIQTNLDIDGDEEQVIAYKKKNDAASRIELAVVDYDSLREVYRRAWSTVLEAVNPHFFSVTPMDITGNHINELIVEGIDARGEQVFTIYQRELSPWGISLIYSTIFDIRTKGKVEILHKNRSAAYSRGQADGEAFDLQVTQELSDNSEKNIITTTVYKWNPLNRTYEKAGYTEENKKIESDDLKKLFEGTANDIETFLSGPWFKESGSKRLFVDFDLQNREITFFSTDIQEAYIWKSSVKNIYSGLGINARSKILANLSQYFYVTITDENTIKISASNLQTQDTFSWSGTYSRLTYGLQKSLLKYEYIPILGASYLSGRFYNETSGGEIIFYTPNRIKIISPDKNIEGYYTIYKIKDHTILEIRIKDTQKRLYYSLLYTETNTDIGKKKEITLTPVTLKAREITPIPGELSTTLQQLETKKQ, from the coding sequence ATGAGAAGGTTTGTATTCTTACTTGTTTTTTTATATCTTCTATCCTCATGTTCCGGAAAGTCATCTTACTACGGTTTCCCTGCAAAGGGTCCTATCATAGAATATTCTACGGGTATTGAGGCTTCATCAGAGCAAAATACGGGTAGACTCGACAATATAGAGTCCAATCTCAGCCCATACATCTCTATTCCAGATGATTATGTTATTGTGGATATTATTCAGACCAATCTGGATATAGATGGTGATGAAGAACAGGTAATCGCTTATAAGAAGAAAAATGATGCAGCAAGCAGGATAGAGCTTGCGGTTGTAGATTATGACAGCCTTAGGGAGGTTTACAGGCGGGCATGGTCCACTGTTCTAGAGGCTGTTAATCCACACTTTTTTAGTGTTACACCTATGGACATAACAGGAAACCATATCAATGAGCTTATTGTAGAGGGAATAGATGCTCGCGGCGAGCAAGTGTTTACCATATACCAGAGAGAGCTTTCTCCATGGGGAATTTCTCTTATCTATTCTACCATTTTTGATATAAGGACAAAAGGAAAGGTTGAAATTCTGCATAAAAACAGATCTGCAGCATATTCCAGAGGTCAAGCTGACGGGGAAGCTTTTGATTTGCAAGTCACTCAGGAGCTTTCTGACAATAGTGAGAAGAATATAATAACAACAACGGTTTACAAATGGAATCCTCTCAACAGAACATACGAAAAGGCAGGCTATACGGAAGAGAACAAGAAGATAGAATCCGATGATTTAAAAAAGCTCTTTGAAGGCACAGCAAATGATATTGAGACCTTTCTCTCGGGACCATGGTTTAAAGAATCGGGCAGTAAGCGCCTTTTTGTAGATTTTGACCTACAAAATAGAGAGATAACCTTTTTCTCAACCGATATTCAAGAAGCATATATTTGGAAAAGCTCAGTAAAAAATATCTACAGCGGACTTGGAATCAATGCAAGGAGCAAAATTCTTGCCAATTTGTCACAATATTTCTACGTTACAATTACAGATGAAAACACAATAAAAATATCAGCAAGCAATCTGCAAACACAGGACACATTCTCATGGTCGGGAACGTATTCTCGCCTAACCTACGGATTGCAAAAAAGCCTTCTAAAGTATGAGTACATCCCTATACTTGGAGCAAGTTATCTGTCCGGACGTTTTTATAACGAAACCAGCGGCGGAGAAATTATATTCTACACACCCAACAGAATAAAAATAATATCACCTGATAAAAACATAGAAGGATATTATACAATATACAAAATAAAAGACCATACAATCCTTGAGATAAGAATAAAGGATACTCAGAAAAGACTTTACTACAGCCTCCTGTATACCGAAACCAACACAGACATAGGAAAAAAGAAAGAAATAACCCTCACACCAGTCACCCTTAAAGCCAGAGAAATAACACCAATACCAGGAGAACTATCAACCACATTGCAGCAACTAGAAACAAAAAAACAATAA
- a CDS encoding pyridoxal phosphate-dependent aminotransferase → MKKIIKSHKLDDICYDIRGPVMHEAKRLEEEGFNILKLNIGNPAPFGLFAPDEIIHDMIINMPNAQGYSDSKGIFPARKAVMQYYQAKGVFDADTDYIFIGNGVSELITISLQALLNDEDEVLIPSPDYPLWTAATRLAGGRPVHYVCDEESDWIPDIKDIREKITPRTKAIVVINPNNPTGAVYPASVMEEIYKIACEHQLVIMADEIYEKIIYDDDAKKSYKPMSLIAEDVLCITFNGLSKAYRGAGLRGGWMMLSGKRSIAEDYIEGLNLLSSMRLCSNVPAQYGIQTALGGYQSIDDLVAPGGRLHEQRDLCYEMLNRIPGVSCRKPAGALYCFPRLDIEKFSIKDDERFVLDLLREKKILVVQGTGFNWPKPDHLRIVFLPDKDTLEEAINRLADFLDGYKQL, encoded by the coding sequence ATGAAAAAAATTATAAAATCTCACAAGCTTGATGATATTTGTTATGACATAAGAGGGCCTGTTATGCATGAGGCAAAAAGGCTTGAGGAGGAGGGGTTTAATATTCTTAAGCTTAATATCGGTAATCCCGCTCCGTTTGGTCTTTTTGCGCCAGATGAGATTATCCATGATATGATAATAAATATGCCCAATGCTCAGGGCTATTCCGACAGTAAAGGTATTTTCCCTGCGAGAAAGGCTGTAATGCAATATTATCAGGCTAAGGGTGTTTTTGATGCTGATACTGATTATATTTTTATTGGTAACGGTGTTAGCGAGCTTATTACTATAAGTCTCCAGGCTCTTCTCAATGATGAAGATGAGGTTCTTATTCCTTCTCCAGATTATCCCTTATGGACTGCTGCTACAAGGCTTGCCGGAGGCAGACCTGTGCATTATGTTTGCGACGAAGAAAGCGATTGGATTCCTGACATAAAAGATATAAGAGAAAAAATAACTCCTAGAACTAAGGCTATAGTTGTTATTAATCCCAATAATCCTACGGGAGCTGTTTATCCTGCTTCTGTTATGGAGGAGATTTATAAAATTGCTTGCGAGCATCAGTTAGTAATAATGGCGGATGAGATTTATGAAAAGATTATATATGATGATGATGCAAAAAAATCGTATAAGCCTATGTCGTTGATAGCCGAGGATGTTCTGTGTATAACTTTTAATGGTCTTTCTAAGGCTTATAGAGGTGCCGGCCTTAGAGGTGGGTGGATGATGTTGAGTGGTAAACGCTCTATTGCAGAAGATTATATAGAAGGGCTCAATCTTCTTTCTAGCATGAGGCTTTGTAGCAATGTTCCAGCTCAGTACGGTATTCAGACTGCTCTTGGTGGATATCAGAGTATAGATGATCTTGTTGCTCCGGGGGGCAGGTTGCATGAGCAGCGCGATTTGTGTTATGAGATGCTCAACCGGATTCCGGGTGTAAGCTGTAGGAAACCTGCCGGTGCTCTCTATTGTTTTCCACGCTTGGATATTGAAAAGTTTTCCATAAAAGATGATGAGCGTTTTGTTCTTGATTTGCTGAGGGAAAAGAAAATTCTTGTGGTTCAGGGAACAGGTTTTAACTGGCCAAAACCCGATCATCTTAGAATTGTTTTTTTGCCTGATAAGGACACATTGGAAGAGGCTATTAATAGGCTTGCGGATTTCCTAGATGGTTATAAGCAGTTATAA
- a CDS encoding HD-GYP domain-containing protein gives MKEISISELKPGTYSTEDVYLDQEYILLNTDLPIKQELIHRLIQWNFTSVFTTGEFIENSIGTTPKEKDFTEENKQKASLSTEISEQNEIKEVREYFTELVNKCENIFSSFLNNQKIGPNTTTEIAKNIINAVKTKQPFIFRLQELEDNTRNYLVIHSAKTAILAAGLGLRLQMPQHKLVDLVTAALLHEIGMIRLPSKLYLAKRRLSPEEKKAITAHPVIGYKLLKQFGFPLQVCLAVLEHHEHLDGTGYPRALKDVQISKEARIIGICTSYAAFTSERPYRPAVTGHNSLLDMLKLSGKWYDETLLRSLIFMISLFPIGTYVMLQSGAKGIVMESNPENPRCPIVKLLYNENGARLKDPLIIRTDDGANTIRRALAPKEIEALK, from the coding sequence ATGAAAGAAATATCGATATCGGAGTTAAAACCCGGGACATATTCTACAGAAGATGTATATCTTGATCAGGAATATATACTTCTAAATACCGATTTACCAATAAAACAAGAACTAATACACAGACTCATCCAATGGAACTTTACATCAGTATTCACAACGGGAGAATTTATAGAAAATAGTATTGGTACCACTCCAAAAGAAAAAGATTTTACAGAAGAAAACAAACAAAAAGCATCTCTAAGCACAGAAATATCAGAACAGAATGAAATAAAAGAAGTAAGAGAATATTTTACGGAACTTGTAAATAAGTGTGAAAACATATTTTCTTCTTTTTTAAATAATCAGAAAATAGGACCCAATACAACAACAGAGATCGCAAAAAACATAATAAATGCAGTAAAAACAAAGCAGCCTTTTATATTTAGATTACAGGAGCTTGAAGATAATACAAGGAATTATCTGGTCATTCATTCTGCCAAAACAGCTATTCTTGCAGCAGGATTGGGACTGAGGCTGCAAATGCCTCAACATAAGCTTGTGGACCTTGTAACAGCTGCCTTATTGCATGAGATAGGCATGATAAGACTTCCGTCCAAGCTTTATCTGGCAAAAAGAAGGCTATCGCCGGAAGAAAAAAAGGCTATAACAGCACATCCTGTGATAGGTTATAAACTACTAAAACAGTTTGGCTTTCCGCTTCAGGTCTGTCTGGCTGTTCTGGAACACCATGAACATCTCGACGGTACTGGGTACCCAAGAGCCTTAAAAGATGTCCAAATATCAAAAGAAGCCAGAATTATAGGAATATGTACAAGCTATGCAGCCTTCACATCAGAACGTCCCTACAGACCAGCAGTAACAGGACACAACAGTCTACTAGATATGCTCAAATTATCAGGAAAATGGTATGACGAAACTCTTCTGCGCTCTCTTATTTTTATGATTTCCCTGTTTCCCATAGGTACATATGTAATGCTCCAATCAGGAGCAAAAGGTATTGTAATGGAATCCAATCCAGAAAATCCAAGATGCCCAATTGTAAAGCTCTTGTATAATGAAAACGGAGCAAGGCTTAAAGACCCTCTCATAATAAGGACAGACGATGGAGCTAACACCATAAGACGCGCACTTGCCCCCAAAGAAATAGAAGCTCTCAAATAA
- a CDS encoding nucleoside kinase: MTKVLISLPYKHEIKIDYGTRIKDIFEEYMPETKAIAARVNNELVSLSYKVEFNSIIEPISLEDKEGNIIYKATLCFILAMATQEDRIITELVIGHSLGDGYYYTKRDFSDISEQKIKQLEKKMREIISGNLEIKRTVLSYQDAIELFKKRGQYQTEKLLKFKNQNKIPVYKCNNYYDITTVALLPRTGYIQDFKLQKYNNGFILRFPQEPTKRIDSSLSPPEKLFEIYKQYKEWGKSIGVSSVGDLNTFVQERKEREFIQIAEYLQETKISQIATKLAEDSNNVKIVLIAGPSSSGKTTFSKKLSMYLRVMGLKPLAISLDDYFQPREKTPLDEDGNYDFESLYALDLEALNIDLLALMEGKAIPRRVFDFKKGEPRYLDKKLQIPSDGIIVVEGIHALNEELTAKIPHENKKKIYISALTQLNLDDHNRIPTTDNRLIRRMVRDSQFRAKTALDTLKMWPSVRRGEERNIFPFQEEADFIFNSALDYELSVLKVLAEPLLRSVKPYHREYLEATRLLGFLDNFLPISPQYVPGRSILREFIGDSEFHY, encoded by the coding sequence ATGACAAAGGTTCTGATAAGTCTGCCATATAAACATGAAATAAAAATAGATTACGGCACAAGAATCAAAGATATTTTTGAAGAATACATGCCAGAAACCAAAGCAATAGCAGCGCGAGTTAACAACGAGCTTGTAAGTCTTTCATATAAGGTAGAATTTAACAGCATTATAGAACCAATATCACTGGAGGACAAAGAAGGAAATATAATATACAAAGCTACATTATGTTTTATCCTTGCTATGGCGACCCAAGAAGACCGGATAATAACTGAGCTTGTCATAGGCCATTCCCTAGGGGACGGATACTATTATACAAAAAGAGATTTTTCAGACATTTCCGAGCAAAAAATAAAACAGCTAGAAAAAAAAATGAGAGAAATTATCTCAGGTAATCTTGAAATAAAAAGAACCGTATTATCATATCAGGATGCCATAGAACTTTTTAAAAAGAGAGGACAATATCAGACGGAAAAACTTCTAAAATTTAAAAATCAAAATAAAATACCGGTATATAAATGCAACAATTACTATGATATAACAACCGTTGCACTACTCCCCAGAACAGGATATATACAAGACTTCAAACTGCAAAAATACAACAATGGATTCATTCTAAGATTTCCCCAAGAACCAACAAAGAGAATAGACTCTTCCCTATCACCCCCGGAAAAACTATTTGAAATTTACAAGCAGTACAAAGAATGGGGAAAATCCATAGGAGTATCTTCCGTGGGAGATCTTAATACATTTGTTCAAGAAAGAAAGGAAAGAGAATTTATACAAATTGCAGAATATTTACAGGAAACAAAAATATCGCAAATAGCTACAAAATTAGCAGAAGATTCCAATAATGTAAAAATAGTTCTAATAGCAGGACCATCATCATCAGGAAAAACAACATTTTCAAAAAAACTATCCATGTATTTGAGAGTAATGGGCTTAAAGCCACTGGCAATTAGTCTTGATGATTATTTTCAGCCAAGAGAAAAAACTCCGCTTGACGAGGATGGAAATTATGATTTCGAATCATTATATGCTCTAGATTTGGAAGCATTAAACATAGACCTCCTGGCATTGATGGAAGGCAAAGCAATACCAAGAAGGGTCTTTGATTTTAAAAAGGGAGAGCCTAGATATCTGGATAAAAAACTACAAATTCCATCCGATGGTATAATAGTTGTAGAAGGGATACATGCTCTAAATGAGGAATTAACAGCAAAGATTCCCCATGAAAATAAAAAAAAGATATATATATCCGCATTGACCCAACTCAACCTTGACGACCACAATAGAATTCCTACTACTGACAACAGACTTATAAGAAGAATGGTAAGAGATTCACAGTTTAGAGCAAAAACTGCATTGGATACTTTAAAAATGTGGCCATCTGTACGGAGAGGAGAAGAAAGGAATATTTTCCCTTTTCAGGAAGAAGCTGATTTTATATTCAACTCAGCTCTTGACTACGAATTAAGTGTGTTAAAGGTTCTTGCAGAGCCTCTTCTGAGAAGTGTAAAACCATACCACAGAGAATACCTAGAAGCTACCAGATTACTCGGATTTCTGGATAATTTTTTACCCATATCTCCGCAATATGTTCCAGGACGTTCTATACTTAGAGAATTTATAGGAGACAGCGAATTTCACTATTAA
- a CDS encoding cyclic nucleotide-binding domain-containing protein yields the protein MHKIKVCPGSWLVEIPEENLSILCGVPQDVIKFLKKEKLIEKKEKNGVVFESGPNAILLSDIPLQHGQFTNLAEFPILQIFYRQGKIIPGHPNNDGKKPLLLGSKNQINAQAQYILRGNYGLISEEELREAGLDEELIRFFYDIKTFFAFGKIKSIDELLEIRAIDASPVTIGKDLTITRKELNVFEFRYQEEIEMVDLNIYEKSEVFPYELPVKKHPNSYWSIINTGEGTGWDVDNPCMSSILVFNGKLFLIDAGPSVLATLKALGIHPSCVAGIFHTHCHDDHFAGITSLIRTDHKLGYYAVPVVRLSVQKKLSALTGIPEKDFMSFFSPMDLVEGQWNSIEPGFEVMPLFSPHPVETTIMYFRATDRVSGKQHIYAHLADISSLEVIDNMRKGTVWSNPVNSKLIEKAINSYFIKSDIKKIDAGKGMIHGNPLDFLSDSSDIILLSHIDEPLSSEEKKAGLCVEFGTVYEIFKESESHKEDKYRNILIQYYPFIDDKRLDFLLQNSEFRQYEHQEYVLKPGEIPDRVFYIVDGLIEMKQPKEDWGQIPPGSVIGEGAVFSSSAIGEFYRAYSYANVFSISTNDFMSIFSDDDLTDYLEILTRRYFLRTTWFRDEPVSSLVLHALAKEMTPVFWEKNTPIESNDNSINIIKEGRISMSFDNGMGISLGRGEMIAKIPLVEDIVNSCKMIAETDCRGFSIAYDKVSGIPMVSLKIIEEYLKRSQICGFSII from the coding sequence ATGCATAAGATTAAAGTTTGTCCGGGAAGCTGGTTGGTAGAAATACCTGAGGAGAATTTGAGTATATTATGTGGTGTTCCGCAGGATGTAATAAAGTTTCTAAAAAAAGAAAAACTTATAGAAAAAAAAGAAAAAAATGGAGTTGTTTTTGAAAGCGGTCCTAACGCGATATTATTGTCTGATATTCCATTACAGCATGGACAGTTTACCAATCTTGCAGAATTTCCTATTCTTCAAATTTTTTACAGACAGGGGAAGATTATTCCTGGTCATCCCAACAATGATGGCAAAAAGCCTCTTCTACTAGGCTCAAAGAACCAGATAAATGCACAGGCACAATATATTCTTAGAGGTAATTACGGATTAATATCGGAAGAAGAGCTTAGAGAGGCTGGTCTGGATGAGGAACTTATAAGATTTTTCTATGATATAAAAACTTTTTTTGCTTTTGGAAAAATAAAATCCATTGACGAGTTACTAGAAATAAGAGCAATTGATGCTTCTCCTGTTACAATAGGAAAAGATCTTACAATAACCAGAAAAGAGCTTAATGTTTTTGAATTTAGATATCAAGAAGAGATAGAAATGGTGGATTTGAATATATACGAAAAGTCCGAGGTTTTTCCTTATGAACTTCCAGTAAAAAAACATCCTAACTCTTATTGGTCGATTATCAATACAGGAGAAGGAACCGGCTGGGATGTCGATAATCCGTGTATGTCCTCGATCTTAGTATTCAATGGTAAATTGTTTCTTATAGATGCAGGACCTTCTGTTCTTGCAACTCTTAAAGCTTTGGGGATTCATCCTTCTTGTGTTGCTGGTATTTTCCATACTCATTGTCATGATGATCATTTTGCAGGAATAACTTCACTTATAAGAACAGATCACAAGCTTGGATATTATGCTGTACCTGTTGTAAGGCTTTCTGTACAAAAAAAACTTTCTGCTTTGACAGGTATCCCGGAGAAAGATTTTATGAGTTTCTTTTCTCCTATGGATCTTGTAGAAGGACAGTGGAATAGTATAGAACCTGGATTTGAGGTCATGCCTCTTTTTTCTCCTCATCCGGTAGAAACTACTATAATGTATTTTAGAGCAACTGATAGAGTTAGCGGAAAACAACATATATATGCGCATCTTGCAGATATCTCTTCTCTGGAAGTAATAGATAACATGAGAAAAGGGACTGTCTGGTCAAATCCTGTAAATTCCAAACTTATAGAAAAAGCTATTAATTCTTATTTTATTAAGTCTGATATTAAAAAAATTGATGCTGGCAAAGGGATGATTCATGGTAATCCCCTTGATTTTTTATCTGATAGTTCTGATATTATTTTGCTCAGTCATATTGATGAGCCTCTTTCCTCAGAAGAAAAAAAAGCAGGACTGTGTGTTGAGTTTGGTACTGTATATGAAATTTTTAAAGAATCGGAATCCCATAAAGAAGATAAGTATAGAAATATCCTGATTCAATATTATCCTTTTATTGATGATAAAAGATTAGATTTTCTTTTACAAAACTCAGAGTTTAGACAATATGAACATCAGGAGTATGTTCTAAAACCGGGAGAAATTCCTGATAGAGTTTTTTATATTGTGGATGGCTTAATAGAAATGAAACAGCCCAAAGAAGACTGGGGTCAAATACCTCCGGGATCTGTCATAGGTGAGGGAGCTGTTTTCTCCTCTTCTGCTATAGGTGAATTTTATAGAGCTTATTCTTATGCCAATGTATTTTCTATAAGTACCAATGATTTTATGTCTATTTTTTCTGATGACGATCTAACGGATTATCTTGAAATTCTAACTAGAAGGTATTTTTTAAGAACCACTTGGTTTAGAGACGAACCTGTATCCAGTCTTGTCCTCCATGCTCTTGCTAAGGAGATGACTCCTGTTTTCTGGGAAAAGAATACTCCTATAGAATCCAATGACAACTCGATAAACATTATAAAAGAAGGCAGAATATCCATGAGTTTTGATAATGGCATGGGAATTTCTCTTGGTAGAGGTGAAATGATTGCAAAAATTCCACTCGTGGAAGATATTGTCAACAGCTGTAAGATGATTGCAGAGACAGACTGCAGAGGTTTTTCCATAGCTTATGATAAAGTTTCCGGAATACCTATGGTTTCTTTGAAAATTATAGAAGAGTACTTAAAGAGAAGTCAAATTTGCGGTTTTAGCATAATATAA